In one window of Desulfovibrio sp. UIB00 DNA:
- a CDS encoding ABC transporter ATP-binding protein, which produces MSDHHHDAAIFCLEGICFAYGQGSSPRTVLCDVDFSLHPGQRIGLYGPNGSGKTTLFRCITGLARPQAGQVLFHGTPLKEEKDFYNLRCKVGFVLQHAEDQLFFPTVLEDVAFGPLNLGFSADEARDCALDTLRDLGLAGFENRLTHRLSGGEKKLVSLASVMAMKPEALLLDEPTNGLDNDARQRIIDILGSLSTARITISHDWDFLAQTSTQYLTIANNRLNACAPSFAHAHMHAHPLGNEPHEH; this is translated from the coding sequence ATGTCTGACCACCATCACGATGCAGCCATTTTCTGCCTCGAGGGCATCTGCTTTGCTTACGGGCAGGGCAGCTCGCCGCGCACAGTGCTGTGCGATGTGGATTTTTCACTGCATCCCGGTCAGCGTATCGGCCTCTATGGACCCAACGGAAGCGGCAAAACAACGCTTTTTCGCTGCATCACGGGGCTGGCACGGCCACAGGCAGGTCAGGTGCTGTTCCACGGCACCCCCCTCAAGGAAGAAAAAGATTTCTACAATCTGCGCTGCAAGGTGGGCTTTGTGCTGCAACACGCGGAAGACCAGCTCTTTTTCCCCACCGTGCTGGAGGACGTGGCCTTTGGCCCGCTGAATCTCGGCTTTTCAGCCGACGAGGCAAGAGATTGCGCCCTGGACACCCTGCGCGATCTCGGCCTGGCAGGTTTTGAAAACCGCCTTACCCACCGGCTTTCCGGCGGCGAAAAAAAGCTCGTATCCCTGGCTTCAGTGATGGCCATGAAGCCCGAGGCGCTACTGCTCGACGAACCCACCAACGGTCTCGACAACGATGCCCGCCAGCGCATCATCGACATTCTGGGCAGCCTGAGCACAGCGCGTATAACCATTTCCCATGACTGGGATTTTCTGGCGCAAACATCCACCCAGTACCTCACCATAGCCAACAATCGGCTAAACGCCTGCGCCCCCTCCTTTGCCCACGCCCATATGCATGCTCACCCGCTGGGCAACGAACCCCACGAGCATTAG